The DNA region ACCATCTGGCGTAACCAATGCTGCTGCTGACCAGGAAGCTGAAGTCGCTGCGCAATACGCAACGGATGCCTGGCACCGGACACCAAAGCCAGCATGAGGGGGAGCTCCAGCCGCTGAGCCCAGTGCAATCGCCGCATTAATAGCGGATCGCCCTGGAGGCTCGGATCAATCAGCGTCAAAGCCTGCCATTGCTGCAGACAAGCGACGGCCTGCGACCAAGGTTCATGCTGGAACAAACGGTCGAGTTCCATCCTCAGACGGGTCGAGAGCGCCGGTGGGGCCGCCGTTACTGAAGCACTGTTGGACCAAGCCCAGGGCCAGGCCTGAATGGTTTGGGTGATTTGATCCTCAGTTTTTTCATCCAACGTGAACCCCAGTCGAGCCGCATAGCGTGCTGCCCTAATCACGCGGGTGGGGTCATCCCGAATGCTGTGGTCATGCAGCAGTGTCAATTGCTTGTCAGCCAGCCCGCGTTGACCCGAATGGGAATCAACCAACTGCTCAGCCATGAGATCAATAGCCATGGCATTGATGGTGAAATCCCGCCGGAGAAGATCCTGCTCCAACGTGCCGTATTCCACCTTGGGATTCTGAGCGGGAACCGGGTAGATCTCCCGCCGGGCTGACGCCAAATCAACAGGGATTCCATCGAAACGCAGTGCAACTGTCCCGTAAGTCCCGTAATGCTGAACATCCGTGACCCGTTGCGAACCACAGCGCTGCATCAGCACGTCCGCTAAGGCCAGAGCATTCCCCTCGACAACCCAATCAAGATCGGGAACACCGGCCCATGGAACACCATGCAGCTGATGCAGCAGCAGGTCTCGGACCACGCCACCCACGAGGGCCAGCCGCGTCACTCCTGCGTCTTGAGCAGCACACCGCAACTCAGCCGCTAATGATGGCGGTACACCGGGCAGATCCAATGCGTGGTGCTTCGGTCGGCAGCTCAATCATCTCGCATATACATAGGATGAACCCCTTGAGATCAACCTCCTCAACCATCAGGCTCAATTGGGGCGAGACGCGGATCCAGGATCTTGGGACCCATCCCTGCAAACTTGACCGCGATTGACACCTTCTCGCCACTACCGAAGGTATGGGTGATCTCCCCAACACCGAAGCTGGCATGCATCACCTTGTCACCCACCTGCCAGCTCCGACCAGGAGCCGGCCCTGCCTGACGTCGCCGCACCGCATTCGCAGGGGCCGATGACGGCTTGTCCCTATCCACACGGGTAAGCCGTTCCAGTCGCCTCTCGCGCCGAAGCGCTGCTCCACCACTCTGTGGAATTTCCCCCTGCACCAGAGCCTCCGGCAGCTCCGAAAGAAATACCGACGGAACCGCCGCCTCCCGCATCCCACCCCAAAGACGCCGCTCACTGGCATGGGAAAGGAACAAACGCTCCTTCGCCCGGGTAATGCCCACATAGCAAAGACGTCGTTCCTCCTCCAGGGATGCCGGATCGTCGA from Synechococcus sp. MU1643 includes:
- a CDS encoding CCA tRNA nucleotidyltransferase, translating into MTRLALVGGVVRDLLLHQLHGVPWAGVPDLDWVVEGNALALADVLMQRCGSQRVTDVQHYGTYGTVALRFDGIPVDLASARREIYPVPAQNPKVEYGTLEQDLLRRDFTINAMAIDLMAEQLVDSHSGQRGLADKQLTLLHDHSIRDDPTRVIRAARYAARLGFTLDEKTEDQITQTIQAWPWAWSNSASVTAAPPALSTRLRMELDRLFQHEPWSQAVACLQQWQALTLIDPSLQGDPLLMRRLHWAQRLELPLMLALVSGARHPLRIAQRLQLPGQQQHWLRQMVDLKQWLLADGPRVSSLPSVWSEVLEARGAKAESVALLICLMPVQWKPLLRWWGRWRKIKSPKTARQLLDSGWSAGPALGQELNRLRREAQDKE